A window of the Oncorhynchus kisutch isolate 150728-3 linkage group LG12, Okis_V2, whole genome shotgun sequence genome harbors these coding sequences:
- the LOC109900851 gene encoding zinc finger protein 436 — MASEKMDDCSGTLGLNVYVKEEEEEVQVEDFTMKEEEAFTVKEEVLTFTFKKEEEEVSTVKEEEDEVITVKIEEGGAERPSPSTETKWGSKSGKSSIQELDWRAPVEKPHCCSQCGKTFSESGNLKQHMRTHSGERPYHCSKCGKRFIQLGHFNSHQRTHTQEKPFSCGECGKSFSQRINLKKHQLTHSGERPFLCSDCGKSFSSSTNLKRHQSTHSNEKPFQCTNCEKSFTHIHHLTRHQTVHTGEKPYTCSDCGRSFSLQGTLKKHQRTHTGEKPYQCLLCGKNFSLSVALKRHQLMHTGEKPYQCSQCGKSFTQKGQLTQHQGTHELEKPYPCSQCGKSYSSAPSLKAHQRTHKESTSLAMTAHFRK; from the exons ATGGCTTCAGAGAAGATGGATGATTGCAGTGGGACACTGGGGCTGAATGTTTAcgtcaaagaggaggaggaagaggtgcaGGTGGAGGATTTCACAATGAAGGAGGAGGAAGCTTTCACAGTGAAGGAAGAGGTGTTGACTTTCACATTTaaaaaagaagaggaagaggtttcaacagtgaaagaagaagaggacgagGTTATCACAGTGAAAATTGAGGAGGGTGGAG CAGAGAGGCCTAGCCCCAGCACCGAGACTAAATGGGGCTCGAAGAGTGGAAAAAGTTCGATACAGGAACTCGACTGGCGAGCTCCTGTGGAGAAACCTCACTGCTGTTCCCAGTGTGGCAAAACATTCTCAGAGTCCGGAAACCTGAAGCAGCACATGCGGACGCACAGTGGAGAGAGACCTTACCACTGCTCCAAATGTGGGAAACGCTTCATACAATTGGGACACTTCAACAGCCACCAGCGCACGCACACGCAGGAGAAACCGTTCAGTTGCGGTGAGTGCGGGAAGAGTTTCTCTCAGAGAATCAATTTGAAGAAACACCAGCTCACACACTCTGGTGAGAGGCCTTTCTTGTGCTCTGACTGCGGGAAGAGTTTCTCTTCATCTACCAACCTAAAAAGACACCAGAGCACGCACAGCAATGAAAAGCCTTTCCAGTGCACCAACTGTGAGAAAAGTTTCACTCATATACACCACTTGACACGTCATCAGACCGTACACACGGGGGAGAAACCTTACacttgctctgactgtgggaggAGTTTCTCCCTCCAGGGGACTTTAAAGAAacaccagcgcacacacaccggGGAGAAACCGTACCAGTGCTTGCTCTGCGGGAAGAATTTCTCTCTTTCGGTGGCACTGAAGAGGCACCAGCTCatgcacactggagagaaaccgtacCAATGCTCTCAATGCGGGAAGAGTTTCACCCAAAAGGGACAATTAACTCAACACCAGGGCACACATGAACTAGAAAAGCCTTACccctgctcccagtgtgggaaaAGTTACTCCTCGGCCCCCTCGTTAAAAGCACATCAGAGGACTCACAAAGAGTCAACGTCACTCGCAATGACAGCACATTTCAGAAAGTAA